The Cotesia glomerata isolate CgM1 unplaced genomic scaffold, MPM_Cglom_v2.3 scaffold_206, whole genome shotgun sequence sequence aggaaaacggttgacttctgaaggccatccctgcaacttcccgctaattccatacttaggcgcttaaaattgcactgatgagccttttgagctcttcgagctcaaaaatacaatttatggttATTTTGAGCCTCCAAGCTTAGAAagattgttttcctatgcttttgagctcttcgagctcaaaaagtctgatagggatttgatgacactatttttgaatttttaaaccgcaataacttttgaatgagtaaaccgattttcacgcggttggcagcatttgacgcagttttttaagcctcacaaagaatttaaaattttaaattgatcgcgctaggaattttggagttattccgaaataacacttttttcggttttctttcgttcacgatatctctcgaacgaatcaaccgattttgaccggactgatggcgatcgacgtggttttttgaggttaagagctgattagtttttggaattgaactattaagccgtttaaaagttattccaaaaaaaccacatttgaaaaatttttttttcagttttttgaagatttctcaaaatctattgatctgaatcggtccaaatagttttcaaaatctaagtttggtcaagccctttcgaatggcaccaaccgcgatgaaatcggtcaagctgttcaaaagttataagcggttcacatactttcacacacacacacacacacacacacacacacacacacacacacacacacacacacacacacacacacacacatacatacatacatacagacgccgtgacaacctcgcggggatagtcagggaagcttcctgtgaccttcaaacgtcgagatctgatgaaaactcggtttttgcaaaacggggtgaaaacaataacttcccgatttttgaaaatcttcgattttcgtagcgggaagttaaaaattttaaaagccaAAAAAACTTGCAACAAATTTACATAAGAAACTCGAAACAGATGAAAATCatgattcaagagaaatattgataaaaaaaaattatttttaaggcAATTGGTAgtcttgttttaagaaattcttttttgtcttgaattctgacttcttggttcaagatttttattatcttcgGTAGATAACTATTGTAACTTCGGTCAAAAGaatattatcttcaatcgataaaattgaatttttcagcTAAGAATAATTCTTGAGAGCtaaaattacatataaaaaaaaatgttcttgaatcaagtatattaCTTTGGAGAActtaatcttcttgatttgagtagaaaaattcttgaactaataaatttttcttgatttaaggaaattttacttgatccaagaatttttcgtcttgatttaagacaattatcctcttcaaaattattgtcttggttcaagaatttttctctcaaataattttttttcagtgtggttGTTGAGATATTAATATTCGGGCACCTTCTTACGCAGCGTTTGAAAAACTTTTCTCGACAAATTAAAagaagattttattaattataatcaataaacaattaaactcAATTTAACATCTTTAAGCAAAGCTACTATGTTAACTTTATGCCCAAACCGGCTGTTAAAAGTATCAGGAGTTTCATACTGACCTTTGActggttaaaaatttataattcataaacatatattatatttgaattttttatcgcTTCGACCATCAAAGTCTTCGTCAATCATCTTTATTTTGCTTGTATTTATACATACCTATGccaaatatttattctaaaaattcatgtatacatatccTCGAATGCATACAGTATacaaatataatatacaatacTTGAATAgagtaaataatataaaataaaatacagcAGAGAAAAAAAGCAAAAGTAAAAATTGGACATGAATCTCGCCAGGAGAGTTCGCACCAAGCACCGATGATAATGGTGCGTTTCGACAGATTGGATGAGCTATCCCGTGGGTTGAGACTCAGCAGGACGTCATGTGTCTTAAAGAATTGCCAGATATTATACACGTATTCAAATACTTGGCGATATATAGACGCCGGGCTCTCCAAGTCTTGCTCACTTCTGTTCTCCACTCTCTTCTATTACagatattatatattgtatacaCTAACTGTTATACGCTAAATCTTTTTGGCGAGTAGAGGTCGTAGCCCGACCTGGCGTCTGATTGATATACGGACTGTTAAGTGCTTGCAATACCGACATTTATATCTACCTCTAATACTCACGGCCATAAATAAACGACCACTTCGAAGTCCAATGAATGCTCCAACACGCGTCAGGAGgtcatatatgtataatatgtAACATATATGTGTAATGAAAAGACCGAACCACTGAACACTGGATCTGGTGTGTACAATATTACTTTATGGTACTACAAGTTGTTAAGCAAGAGGCACGAGGCAAGAGGCCTCTGAAACATTGTCCAGAACGTTTAATTCAAAACTGaggattttatttatagttgttatttgttattatcaaGTCGATGTACTTCTGACAGCTGTTATCGATTGATAAATGCACTCGAGGGCTGTTTCATTCACTGGTGAGAGAAAGTGTGCCAACATTTATgattactatttattatttattattattattcaagattggtaattttcaataattattattgttagtaataattgaaatttgttaaatGGATTGGGttgtcttaaaattaataataatagttgctatttatgattataatttgttattatcaattatttcggACAGAAGAAGTAGTAAAATTCTCTCTAAACataaattagtgaaaatttcactaattGCTAAAGTGAAGCTGTGGCCACTTAAAATTCAgtgttttttacaaataaattagtgaattttcactaatcaatttaatattataatttttactgaaaattaatgatttttgcTAATTAATTAGTGTCATTACcaggtaattataattttcaattaaaaatttcactaaatcaatttttagttttgtttGTTCACTTTGGAATAAGTGAAGACTATAAGCAACAGCAGCGCCACTGCACATGCAGCGTGATGGTCGCTTGGTGTGAATCGATAAGTCGAATAATCGACTTTAAATTTCGATACTGTATATACTGCTGTGTTCAACACAAAGGATTTAACTAAGTACAGGTACTATTACGGTATTCAGCTAAGAAAAACTATCCAAGCATctttttggaaaataatttaaagttttctttaaataaaaaaggatataagaatataaaaaatcttggtatttatttatcataattactGATAAAATACCATTTATTTGTACGTTAATGTCGGATTCTGTAAGTATAActcaagttaaaaattatgaggTTAAGTTTTGGTGAACGTTTTGacttgtcatttttttttataatttatatcataCTTTCACAAGttcatttgaataataataaatatttattatttataagtataattattaatagatattatttaataaataaaaattcgtaaaaaagatgaaaatgaaattagcagacatctgacaatttttaggatttttattatcgacaaaataattacaaaaaaaaaaaaaaaaaaaaataaaaattctacatcttgagaatttaaaaaattataagtgcaatttttgaaaaatattttgttagttataatttaattaataaaaaatagtaaaaaattgtcaacCGCCCactgatttcagtatcattaaaaaagtcatacaaaaattgtttttctacttttttttttgtgtatttattttcacactcatgaaaattaagttagccgacatttaaaaatttttagaatttttttttattgaaaatttgattacgaaaaaaaaaaaaaaaatttcacttgtaaaaaactttaaaaactgtaaatgtaagtttttaaaaatatttttttgttccaatttaattattaaaaaaaatcaaaacattaaaaacgtcggataactttagtatcatttcACACTCaacttattttgtttaatttgataattataaaaatttttttcactacagaAATATTGATATGGAGGAATATAAGGATTTATCAGTCAACGGGCtagttcaaaaattgacagataTAATACAGGATAACGATACTCTAGATAAATTAAGACGTAAGttatttttctaaactttTTAGTGTACTCATTTATTATGGACCAGTTAAAATGTTTTAtctgtcataaaaaaataagtggtGAATTGAATGgattgaaatttcattttttaaataatcatggACTAACTGTAAGTCGCGGGATTGGTGATCAGGGATTTAAATGTGATCAACAAGGTTGTTGTcgtagatttttaaatttttcatctttaagacgtcatataaaaaaaattcatttgtgtgATGAAGACAGTAACAGTGAGCATGAAGAAATTGATGTAGAAGATAATAATGAACGCGGTAATAATGATGACAATGAGAataatcatataaatattgataacaatatcaataatgataatgttaataatgatgataatactaataataacaataataataataataatcaagtgtTTGATATACGTCGTTACGTTGTACGAATGATTGGCCGATTCCAGTGTAAGGTGTAAGGCAACCCTAAtgatcagaataaaaaaaaaattattaaactccTTGAAGATACGAGAGAGTTTAGACGACAGTGGATTGAACAATCAGGTCCCACAATTTCTGAAGTTTTCACTAACTATCCTCGTCTCTTGGATTTTAATGGAGAAATGGTGAAGctattagattttaatttacaattatacttattttatactttactaaacattaaaatttaataatgacaTTTAATGACAGATTGAACGAGAATTTGATTCTCTATACCCGGATTCAGgagataattttttggaaaaatttccCACGTTCTATGCCCCCCGTATTCTTCGTTATGTCCAAGAATGTAAAACCAGCTGTATACGCTGAATCAACTATTATTGAGGATGGTAAGTTTACAATTTATATTCGTGTTATGATTTAGATGCTGAATTTAAGGCTTCATTTACATAATTTCAAAAACATATCGTCAATTtcttaaagttaaaaaaatcagtgCATACTATAAGTTTTATTACATggcaattaattatatttcattttagaaaatttgaggGCTCTACTGGTGTTGTGTACATTAATGGCAGTATCGAACTCAGTCATCACAAAAAGAGGCAAAGGCAAGGgcaaaggaaaaaaaagagTGTGTTTGAAATCgcaacaatttattattcgtatagttatttttattttgatctaattatttattgtttatttcaaTTAGACCCATGAAGAAAGGGATGAATCTCCTGTGCCTGTTAGAAGTTCTATGTTTCctaataaagatttattaaaaactgtcGCGgtaagttttcaattttttttttaactgatcacaaacagtaaaataattttgtaaaatcagTTTATGTCAAGAAATTTATCaactatcaataaatattaattgcaaTGCAATATGAATTAACGGTTTAAAACTTTctacataattaattattttttcggaattaaattatttcactaTGTACAATAATTCTTCAAATCCTTTACCTTAGTTTTTCAAAGTTGCAATcaatattagaattttttttttaaatacttacgaaaaaaaagtaatagttatcaaatttattaaatgtttgaCATAACTCAgtgctttattaaattttattaataatcatttttatttctacatttacttttatttttatacaatcaAAAATCAgctataaacaaataatatatttGTAAACGATTAATagcaatgaaaaatttcgattcATTTATATGTAACTTTATGTTTATTTACAGGATGGAACAAACCTGAAGAATTATGCTACCGAATTAAAAAAACGCCAAGTTACAAACATTCAGCCTTATCTAATACTAATGAAGGGCCAAGATTGTGAATCTTATTTTATTGAAGGCGATAATTGGTTTATCGATGTAAACCAAAACAGTACTCCAATTGCGGCTTTTAATATactatataaacttttttatgttttaaatcTTCAGTACCCGAACAgtctacaaaatttttataattttattgattgttacatttttaaaatgaaaaatgttaaaccGAGGTCTGTGGTATCATCACTACATGTCACGTTAAGtgatattttacaaaataatgatGAGAAGGATGACAGTTTGTCCGATtagttttaaaagaaaaaaatattttaatccatattttaaccaaaaaaaaagtttacccAAACCGGACTTTAAATCAGTTTCATCTTTTTAAGTCTGTTTAATCATTTCtatgatattattttattataattaataactattgtttttattatcattctACCATTTTCTTAAAAGTTCTAGTTTCTAGATGaaaaaagttcatttttaaataatatttttttcatttgataagataatatttataagggaaaaataatgttaattatcCGTTCTTTTCTAAAAAGAAacacttatatttttattaatgttttgTAATACcatattaatttaagatgaTTGTAATACTATATTAGTATAAGATGATTGTAACTTCAACTAATGATTTCACtagttttttagtttataaactattattcattccataaaattatttttattatttctctagtaaatttaacttgttagattacttaaatttaattatatttttataaaactatacTTATCCAATTAGTCAATTTTTCACTACAcagaaagtaaaattttttgactggagaacaaaattcttggctcaagaaaattttcgggtgcctgaaggaagaccaaagttgtgttggccaaagtaaaaattttttttgaaattctattcttgctggaagtgattttttcttaatttaaattatcataaatacttgatgcaataagtttttatatttgatcaagatttttagatactttagggaagcagcgtcacctacttcagctgagaaaaaaattttctcaccttgagaaaatttttctcttgaatatttgatacccattttatatcattttaccgtgcaattatacatattgaatgaaaaaaaatgatttaatattatatgttcttcccatttgacatgttaatcaataaaaatataaatgaaaatttacttctatcgagatatttgattttttggagcaggagagaaattttttcaagacaagaaaattaacttctatcaagaactaaattttttggtgcaagaggctgaattttctcaaaacaagaagattttcttgacttaaataaattttcttggatcaaaatatgtattttttaaagcaaaataattaattttgttggagtaagtgaaatttcttatgtcaaaaaaaaatttgttttttgctCGAGAAAATAATtgggaagaaaaatattttcttggctcaagtgaacctttttttctgtgtagctgtaatattattttaatccaaTGCGATTGaaacattttcataaatctA is a genomic window containing:
- the LOC123274063 gene encoding uncharacterized protein LOC123274063 translates to MAVSNSVITKRGKGKGKGKKRTHEERDESPVPVRSSMFPNKDLLKTVADGTNLKNYATELKKRQVTNIQPYLILMKGQDCESYFIEGDNWFIDVNQNSTPIAAFNILYKLFYVLNLQYPNSLQNFYNFIDCYIFKMKNVKPRSVVSSLHVTLSDILQNNDEKDDSLSD